GAATCTGAACCAGCTCTCAAACGGCGTGGATAATTTGCGTCTTGCGGATAATGACAGCGACGACAGCCCGATGGATCAGGACAGTGGTGAACTCTCTTCTTCCCTGCATGAGTGGCGTCAAAACCTGGTAAAAAGCTGGCACAACTTTATGGATGACTTCATCACCATCCGCCGTCGTGATACCACCGCTGAACCGCTGCTGGCACCTAATCAGGATGTTTATCTGCGTGAAAATATTCGTTCACGTCTGCTGATTGCCGCCCAGGCCGTACCACGTCACCAGGATCAGATTTATAAGCAGTCTATTGATACGGTCTCTGCGTGGGTTCGGGCCTGGTTCGATACCAACGATCCGGCCACCAAAGCCTTCCTCAGCCAGCTTGATGAGCTGAGCCAGCAAAGCGTGTCGATGGACGTTCCGGATGCGCTGCAAAGCCAGCCAATGCTCGATAAACTGATGCAGACGCGCGTGCGTAACCTGCTGGCACAGCCCAGTGCCGGGCAACAGCAGCAGGGAGAATAAGCATGCTTAAAGTCCTGATCCTTTTTCTTCTGCTGGTCGCTGGTGTGGTGCTTGGCCCGATGCTGGCCGGTCACCAGGGCTATGTCCTGATCCAGACCGACAGCTGGAATATTGAAACCAGCGTGACTGGTCTGGCGATCATCCTGATCCTTTCGCTGATTGTGATTCTGGTGGTTGAGTGGGTACTGCGTCGTATTTTCCGCACCGGCGTTAAAACCCGCGGCTGGTTTATGGGCCGCAAACGGAGCCGTGCCCGTAAGCAGACCAATGCGGCGCTGGTAAAACTGGCCGAAGGGGATTATCGCCAGGTTGAGAAGCTGCTTTCACGCAATGCCGATCATGCTGAACAACCCGTGGTGAACTATCTGCTGGCCGCAGAAGCTGCACAGCAGCGCGGCGATGAAGTTCGTGCCAATCAGCATCTTGAACGCGCAGCCGAACTGGCCGGTAACGATCAGCTTCCGGTAGAAATTACCCGCGTTCGTGTGCAACTGGCTCGTAATGAAGATCACGCCGCACGCCACGGTATTGATCGTCTGCTGGAAGTGGCTCCCCGTCACCCTGAAGTTCTGCGTCTGGCAGAGCAGGCCTTTGTCCGCACCGGCGCCTGGGGTGCCCTGTTGGATATCCTGCCGGCAATGGAGAAATCCCAGGTCTCTGATGAAACGCATCGTCTGGCCCTGCAACAGGAAGCCTGGCTGGGGTTGATGAATCAGGCGATGGCCGATCAGGGTAGCGAGGGTCTGAAACGCTGGTGGCAGGATCAGAGCCGGAAAACCCGTCATGAGACGGCCCTTCAGGTTGCCATGGCTGACCATCTGATTGTTTGTGACGATCATGAAACGGCTCAGAGCATCGTGCTCGATAGCCTGAAACGCGCTTACGATGAACGATTGATCCTGCTGATGCCTCGCCTGAAAACCGGGAATCCTGAACAGCTTGAAAAAGCTTTGCGTCAGCAAATCAAACAGCATGGAGCTACCCCGCTATTGCACAGTACGCTGGGGCAGTTGCTGATGAAGCACGGTGAGTGGGAACAGGCAGCAGAAGCGTTCAGAGAAGCGCTTAAGCAGCGTCCTGATGCGTTTGATTATGCCTGGCTGGCGGATACGCTGGATCGTCAGCATAAGCCGGAAGAGGCCGCTGAGATGCGGCGTGACGGGCTTTTGCTGACCCTGAAGAATACGCCATAGTCGTTACGATATCTCTTCACTAACCGGGCCCTGTGCCCGGTTTTTTTATGCCCGGCTTCCGGCAAAAAAAACACCTGCCAGACTGGCAGGTGTAAATATCAGGTCGGTAAGACAATTTGGCTGGTACCTGACTCAACGCACTGTCCTGGACTCCAGTAAGGCCGAAGCGATACTGGCGGGTGGACAACAGGTACCGTAAAGGGCTCTGCATCATTCCCGGGTTTATGAAGCGTTAGCAAACATAAGGAGTGGAATGAGCATCTACAAAGTAATTATTGCAGGAGTCGTGCCAGAAAAAAGGAATATGCGTAATTTTAATTTAAGATACTGATATTCAATAGTTTATAGGGGATTTGATTGCTGTAGTCTCTGGCTATTCGTTGGATATTTGAGACAAAAGGTGATTTCAGCGTCTCTGATTAACGACACACTAACCCGGTTTAATTAAAAGCCTTTAATTACAATAGACTATGCGTCTCCTGAAGGAGACAACATCGAAGAATGCCGGGGTGAGGGTTGTCTCGCTGCGCTCGGCTCAAACCTCCTTCGGAGATTCTCATCCTCTTTGAACTACAGATGCAAAAAGGCCAGCTCGAAAGCTGGCCTTTTCTAAATTGGTCGGCGAGAGAGGATTCGAACCTCCGACCCACTGGTCCCAAACCAGTTGCGCTACCAAGCTGCGCTACTCGCCGAATACTGCTGTTACTTCTGATACTGCTTTACTGCTACTGCTCAGATCCTCGGACCTTAAGCAAAAAAACCTGCCTCAGCAAGTTCTTGAAAGTGGTCGGCGAGAGAGGATTCGAACCTCCGACCCACTGGTCCCAAACCAGTTGCGCTACCAAGCTGCGCTACTCGCCGAATACTGCTTTTACTGCTTCACCCTACTGCTGATTTTGTGGTGCGAAGAGAGGGACTTGAACCCTCACGTCCGTTAAGACACTAACACCTGAAGCTAGCGCGTCTACCAATTCCGCCACCTTCGCATACCTGACAAAATCTGGGGTGGCTAATGGGACTCGAACCCACGACAACTGGAATCACAATCCAGGGCTCTACCAACTGAGCTATAGCCACCACATCTACTTCTGCACTTCTTACTGCTTTACTAACGCGGTAAAACTACCACCGCAGCTCCTGCAACACTAAATTAATG
This genomic window from Erwinia sp. E_sp_B01_1 contains:
- the hemY gene encoding protoheme IX biogenesis protein HemY; the protein is MLKVLILFLLLVAGVVLGPMLAGHQGYVLIQTDSWNIETSVTGLAIILILSLIVILVVEWVLRRIFRTGVKTRGWFMGRKRSRARKQTNAALVKLAEGDYRQVEKLLSRNADHAEQPVVNYLLAAEAAQQRGDEVRANQHLERAAELAGNDQLPVEITRVRVQLARNEDHAARHGIDRLLEVAPRHPEVLRLAEQAFVRTGAWGALLDILPAMEKSQVSDETHRLALQQEAWLGLMNQAMADQGSEGLKRWWQDQSRKTRHETALQVAMADHLIVCDDHETAQSIVLDSLKRAYDERLILLMPRLKTGNPEQLEKALRQQIKQHGATPLLHSTLGQLLMKHGEWEQAAEAFREALKQRPDAFDYAWLADTLDRQHKPEEAAEMRRDGLLLTLKNTP